In Candidatus Paceibacterota bacterium, the sequence CTTATTCTCGCCTCCTCGAAGCAACAGAACTACGGATTCGCTTGACGCTGACGCTGACGTTCCGCCCGATTGGCGGCATCAACATCAAGAACTCGCCCCTGCATGCGAAGGAGCAGTTCCTCCGCCTTGACCACAGCCAATTCTTGACCCACATGGTCAAGTTGTCGATTGATTATCTCTATCTGGGTAGCAAAGAGTGCTGCCATAGGAGATGGGGTTGGGACTGCTGGGACTGGTGATGGAACCTGCTGAGGCGCAGGTTGCTGTTGTGACCTCCGCGCAACCACCATCGATACAATTGCCACAACTGCAATGCAAATGCCTATAATGGTAAAAACTATATTCACTTTTCCCTCCTAAACGTTCGTTAACTATATTATATATCATATTATAAATTTGTCAATACATATGGCCAAACAATATACACAAGAAGAATTATTGAAACTTTATGAAAATTTGCCAGAAGAACTAAAAAGAGCGATGCTCGGGATAGACACTTCTGACCACATTTGGGATATCTGCGAGAGATATGAGCTTTATGAGGTTTCAAAAGTAGCCAAGCTAGTCGGCGATGTTCTGCTTGGCATTTTAATGCCGGAAAATTTTCAAACAGAACTGGAAAAATCATTAAATATAGAAAAAGAAACAGCCCAAAAAGTAACTCAAGAAATAAACAGATTCATCTTTTACCCTGTCAGGCCTATTTTAGAACGGTTACATGAAATCAAAGTGGCTCCCGAGCAAAAACCGACCGCAAAACCAATAGCGACAGAAGAAACAGAAGAAAAAATTGAAACGGAAAAACCAATAGAACAAGAAAAACCGTCAACTCCGTCTTCTCAAGACACTTACCGAGAGTCTATCGAATAAATATGTCCCGTAGAGAAATTTCGGATGATTATGTTCTACAACTATGTTCTACAAAGTGAAAAGAGTAATAATATCTACGTGGGCTATACCGCAAACTTAAGGAAAAGATTGAAAGAACATAATCAAAGGTTGAATCGGTCAACAAAACCATATAGTCCTTGGAAATTAATTTATTATGAGGATTGTCTTGACAAAAACGATGCAAAACGCAGAGAGCGTTATTTAAAGACAAGCCGAGGTCAAAGATTATTAAAACGAAGGATAAAAGATTATCTCTACAAATTAGAGGGATAATCCGAAATTCTTCTACGGGGTATGCGCTTTACAGTGCCACAATTTATAGAGCACGAGGCGAAAATCGTCGGCCCTCTTACTTTTAAGCAGTTTATCTTCATCGGTATAGCTGTGGGCATTTGTTTTGTTTTCTACTTTACCTTTCCTTTCACCTACTTTTTGATGGCTTCTATGGTTCTACTGAGCGCAGCAATGGGACTGGCTTTTTTAAAAGTCAACGGAAAGGCTCTTCCTATACTTTTGTTTGATTTTTTGAAATTTTCCATAGCGCCTAAAATGTACGTCTGGAAAAAGAAAGAACGCCAAGTAGTGGTATATAAAAAAAGTGAGCTTTCTCCGGAAAAACCAGAAGAAGAGAAAAAAGAGGAATCTCACGTAAGAATGGTTATGAGAAGCAGATTAAAAAAAATGCAAACTGATATTGAAACGCATACAAAATAAATGGATAAATCAAGCAGCCAACAATTTTTGGAAATAGAACAAATAAAGGAAGGTTTTTTACTTTTGAAAAACAAATCATTAAGAGGCGTCTTAATGGTTTCTTCCTTGAATTTCGCTCTCAAATCAGACGACGAGCAGAAAGCAATAATCTACCAATTCCAGAACTTTTTGAATGGCTTGGACTTTTCCATTGAAATCGTCCTTCAGTCCAGAATATTGAATATCACAGGATACATAGACAAGTTAAAAGAAATGGAAAGACTCCAAACAAACGAACTAATGAAAATCCAGACAGCTGAATATAGAAAGTTCATTACCGAGCTGATCGGCAGCAGGCAAATCCTTTCCAAAATATTTTTTCTGACGGTTCCCTTCACCTTGGTTGAAATACCAAAACTTATCGGCAAAAAAGAAATTAACTTTGACGAAGACCATTTCCAAAGAGCAAAATCCCAACTTTGGCAGAGAATGGAATTCGTGGCTGTGGGATTAAGAAGATGCGGCCTGCAGTGCTCTCCTTTAAACACCCTTGAGTTGATAGAGCTATTTTGGAGCCTTCATCATCCTGACGAATCAGAGGTCGGATATTATCCTGATATTCCGCCGGAAATAATCAAATAATTATGGATTTATCTTTTTTAAACAATTTAACTAAAAAGAAAAAGAAAGAAGATCCTTCAGAAAAGATTTTTGAAACTCCGATGATAGAGGCAAAAGACATTATTGCCCCTTCTTCGATTTTCGTAAAACCGGACCATTTAATGGTCGGGAAAAGAATTGCCAAGTC encodes:
- a CDS encoding GIY-YIG nuclease family protein, whose protein sequence is MFYNYVLQSEKSNNIYVGYTANLRKRLKEHNQRLNRSTKPYSPWKLIYYEDCLDKNDAKRRERYLKTSRGQRLLKRRIKDYLYKLEG
- a CDS encoding PrgI family protein; this translates as MRFTVPQFIEHEAKIVGPLTFKQFIFIGIAVGICFVFYFTFPFTYFLMASMVLLSAAMGLAFLKVNGKALPILLFDFLKFSIAPKMYVWKKKERQVVVYKKSELSPEKPEEEKKEESHVRMVMRSRLKKMQTDIETHTK